The Halobellus sp. MBLA0158 genome has a window encoding:
- a CDS encoding FxsA family protein codes for MRTRWVIALLLAIPLADTLLLLPVAGAIGFVPTVLLVVLTGLVGMLLVRAEGRHTLRKLQRKAATGEVPTDELLDGGLLIAAGAFLLTPGIVTDAVGFALALPVTRYPIREVVKRYVVRPYLDRQTGGFVSGNVWIGGFPSGDDDVVNLDPEEYGRPGDDNS; via the coding sequence ATGCGAACGCGCTGGGTCATCGCGCTCCTCTTGGCGATCCCCCTCGCCGACACGCTCCTGTTGCTCCCGGTCGCGGGAGCGATCGGGTTCGTCCCGACGGTCCTGCTCGTGGTCCTCACGGGCCTCGTCGGAATGTTACTGGTCCGCGCCGAGGGCCGGCACACCCTCAGAAAGCTCCAGCGGAAGGCCGCGACGGGGGAGGTCCCGACCGATGAACTCCTCGACGGCGGGCTGCTCATCGCCGCGGGGGCGTTCCTACTCACGCCCGGCATCGTGACCGACGCCGTCGGCTTCGCGCTCGCCCTGCCGGTGACGCGCTATCCGATCCGCGAGGTCGTGAAGCGCTACGTCGTCCGGCCCTATCTGGACCGCCAGACCGGCGGCTTCGTCTCGGGCAACGTCTGGATCGGCGGCTTCCCGAGCGGCGACGACGACGTCGTGAACCTCGACCCCGAGGAGTACGGTCGACCCGGCGACGACAACTCCTGA
- a CDS encoding DUF255 domain-containing protein: protein MTDDRTHVEWREWGPAPFEEAAAADRPVLLALTATWCDSCHEMDAETYAEPRIAANVNDGFVPIRVDIDRRPRVRERYNMGGFPSTVFCTPSGKVISGATYLAPDGMRQVLGSVRDRWTESGEDAGRIPRALAGEPTPAGPVDERIESHLAGQLDEKWDPRFAGWGTDAKFPLPRTIEFALKRARDQATETLGAIAESLYDGERGGFYRYAEGRDWTDPHTEKVLDANAALVRAFANGYLYTGDDDLLDPAVGTRDFLVDRLWNGSAFGGSVAPVDEGGEAGEDDEGGENAGAPEFGPRRDLTGYAGGNALAADAFLTLAAYTDDDRATEYAERVLDTLNRAFVDDEGVVSHYTADGDAEGSAPPELLLEDHARVVSAFTTARQVLGPDALSTGDPLAVARRVADAAVDALQEPEGAFRDGPEVDVGLLDEPLRPLDGGVEMAEALLDLSVLCRATEIDADGGEGDAAGRTASDYRDAAHAGIAAFAGAWDRIGIQVAGYGSVAARLTRSDLVVAVGDEAGSDLHRAALRVSDHEAVVVPAAPAVDAGTATVRVDDDARDATTPDELMAAVSSLTGS, encoded by the coding sequence ATGACCGACGACCGGACGCACGTCGAGTGGCGCGAGTGGGGCCCCGCGCCGTTCGAGGAGGCAGCGGCCGCCGACCGTCCCGTGCTGCTCGCGCTCACGGCCACGTGGTGCGACAGCTGTCACGAGATGGACGCCGAGACCTACGCGGAGCCGCGGATCGCCGCGAACGTCAACGACGGCTTCGTCCCGATCCGCGTCGACATCGACCGCCGGCCGCGGGTCCGCGAGCGGTACAATATGGGCGGCTTCCCCTCGACGGTCTTCTGCACGCCGTCGGGGAAGGTGATCTCGGGGGCGACGTACCTCGCGCCCGACGGGATGCGCCAGGTCCTCGGCTCCGTCCGCGACCGCTGGACGGAGTCGGGGGAAGACGCGGGGCGGATCCCGCGGGCGCTGGCCGGCGAGCCGACCCCCGCCGGCCCGGTCGACGAGCGGATCGAGTCGCACCTGGCGGGCCAGCTCGACGAGAAGTGGGACCCGCGGTTCGCCGGCTGGGGAACGGACGCGAAGTTCCCGCTCCCGCGGACGATCGAGTTCGCGCTCAAGCGGGCGCGCGACCAGGCGACCGAGACGCTCGGCGCGATCGCCGAATCGCTCTACGACGGCGAGCGCGGCGGCTTCTACCGCTACGCCGAGGGCCGCGACTGGACGGATCCGCACACGGAGAAGGTGCTGGACGCCAACGCCGCCCTGGTCCGCGCGTTCGCCAACGGCTACCTCTACACCGGCGACGACGACCTGCTCGATCCGGCGGTCGGCACGCGTGACTTCCTCGTCGATCGGCTCTGGAACGGGAGCGCCTTCGGCGGGAGCGTCGCCCCCGTCGACGAAGGCGGTGAAGCCGGCGAAGACGACGAGGGCGGAGAGAACGCCGGAGCGCCGGAGTTCGGCCCCCGACGCGACCTGACCGGCTACGCCGGGGGGAACGCGCTGGCGGCCGACGCCTTCCTGACGCTCGCCGCCTACACCGACGACGACCGGGCTACCGAATACGCCGAGCGCGTCCTCGACACTCTGAACCGGGCGTTCGTCGACGACGAGGGCGTGGTCTCGCACTACACCGCCGACGGGGACGCCGAGGGGAGCGCCCCGCCCGAACTGCTCCTCGAAGACCACGCCCGCGTGGTCTCGGCGTTCACCACCGCGCGGCAGGTGCTCGGCCCCGACGCGCTCTCGACCGGCGACCCGCTCGCCGTCGCCCGCCGCGTCGCCGACGCGGCCGTCGACGCGCTCCAGGAGCCCGAGGGCGCCTTCCGCGACGGTCCCGAGGTCGACGTCGGCCTCCTCGACGAACCGCTCCGGCCGCTGGACGGCGGCGTCGAGATGGCGGAGGCGCTCTTGGACCTCTCGGTGCTCTGCCGCGCGACGGAGATCGATGCGGACGGCGGCGAGGGAGACGCCGCCGGACGGACCGCATCGGACTACCGCGACGCGGCCCACGCTGGGATCGCCGCCTTCGCGGGCGCGTGGGACCGGATCGGTATCCAGGTCGCCGGCTACGGCTCGGTGGCGGCGCGGCTGACCCGGTCGGACCTGGTCGTCGCCGTCGGCGACGAAGCCGGTTCGGACCTCCACCGCGCGGCGCTGCGCGTGAGCGACCACGAGGCCGTCGTCGTCCCCGCCGCGCCCGCCGTCGACGCGGGGACCGCGACGGTCCGCGTCGACGACGACGCCCGCGACGCGACGACGCCCGACGAGCTGATGGCGGCCGTCTCGTCGCTCACGGGCTCGTAG